One region of Thermosipho affectus genomic DNA includes:
- a CDS encoding PD-(D/E)XK nuclease domain-containing protein, which translates to VTNKGRIDLTVRFKEKCYIFEFKVIEGKEKKGALEQLKEKRYHEKYKGKCKEIYIIGVEFDKEERNIAYFEWGRV; encoded by the coding sequence GTAACAAATAAAGGAAGGATAGATTTAACGGTAAGGTTTAAAGAAAAATGTTATATATTTGAATTTAAAGTAATAGAAGGGAAAGAGAAAAAGGGAGCACTAGAGCAGCTAAAAGAAAAAAGATATCATGAAAAGTATAAAGGAAAGTGCAAAGAGATATACATAATAGGAGTAGAATTTGACAAGGAAGAAAGGAATATAGCATATTTTGAATGGGGAAGAGTATGA